One window from the genome of Microcebus murinus isolate Inina chromosome X, M.murinus_Inina_mat1.0, whole genome shotgun sequence encodes:
- the LOC142865850 gene encoding LOW QUALITY PROTEIN: uncharacterized protein LOC142865850 (The sequence of the model RefSeq protein was modified relative to this genomic sequence to represent the inferred CDS: substituted 1 base at 1 genomic stop codon): MDTRFSLKAKPLYEALRGLNSGELEWTESQEEVFEELEELLKKAPALGLPDLTKNFNLFVHKKKQVAMGVLMQAVGLWQRPVAYLSKQLDSVASEWPPCLRALAATVLLIKEADKLTLGQNIHVQVPHAVVALMNTSGHRWLSSSQLAQYQGLLCENPXVTIETVRTLNPATFLPTGPGPPDHDCAEAVEEIYARRPDLKDSLLLAPDLELYTDGSSYTQYGKQLAGYAVTTGSEVIMSAPLPQGWSAQRAELWVLIQALRHAQDKRANVYTDSKYAFATVHVHRTIYKETGLLTAGRKEIKNKEEILHLREAVWAPKEIAVIYCRGHQKGTDSVANSKRLADQAARQAASMGQPEDSHCQMPDPPGPGVARETQVHARRRPMGRAGTGPDGWWQLPNQTVFIPGKLAYPIVSRYHNLTHLGKTALTQLLARYYYIAKLPSVAMTVTAQCQTCARNNAVAKPRPAPVIQHTGVSPFSQGYKYLLVMIYMYLLRLG, encoded by the coding sequence ATGGATACCAGGTTCTCCCTAAAAGCTAAGCCGTTATATGAGGCATTACGGGGGCTCAATAGTGGGGAACTAGAATGGACCGAAAGCCAGGAGGAGGTTTTTGAAGAATTAGAAGAGTTGCTCAAGAAGGCCCCCGCATTGGGCTTGCCAGACCTCACCAAGAACTTCAACCTGTTCGTGCACAAGAAGAAGCAGGTAGCTATGGGGGTACTGATGCAGGCTGTGGGCCTCTGGCAGAGGCCAGTAGCCTATCTGTCCAAACAGCTGGACTCAGTAGCGTCAGAATGGCCACCTTGCCTGCGAGCACTGGCAGCAACCGTCTTGCTAATCAAGGAAGCGGACAAGCTTACGCTTGGGCAAAATATCCATGTGCAGGTTCCACACGCAGTGGTGGCTTTGATGAACACATCAGGGCACCGATGGCTTTCTAGCAGTCAGCTGGCTCAGTACCAGGGACTTCTGTGTGAAAACCCATGAGTCACCATTGAGACTGTGCGGACCTtaaaccctgccaccttccttcctaccGGGCCAGGGCCCCCAGACCATGACTGTGCCGAGGCCGTGGAGGAGATCTATGCAAGGCGGCCAGACTTGAAAGATAGTCTGTTGCTGGCACCCGACCTGGAGCTCTACACAGACGGCAGCAGCTACACCCAGTATGGCAAACAGTTGGCTGGCTACGCAGTCACCACAGGGAGCGAAGTTATCAtgtcagcccctctgcctcagggatggtcagcccagagggcagagttatgggTGCTCATCCAAGCCCTCAGGCATGCCCAAGACAAAAGGGCCAATGTATATACAGACTCCAAATATGCCTTCGCTACGGTGCACGTACACAGGACAATCTACAAGGAGACAGGGCTATTGACCGCGGgcagaaaagaaatcaagaataaggaagaaattctTCACCTAAGGGAAGCAGTGTGGGCACCAAAGGAGATTGCAGTCATCTATTGCAGGGGGCACCAGAAGGGCACAGACTCAGTCGCCAACAGTAAGCGTCTGGCAGACCAGGCAGCAAGACAGGCAGCCAGTATGGGACAACCAGAGGATTCCCACTGCCAAATGCCAGATCCTCCTGGCCCTGGAGTGGCCAGAGAAACCCAGGTACACGCCAGAAGAAGACCAATGGGCAGAGCAGGAACAGGCCCAGATGGATGGTGGCAATTGCCCAACCAAACCGTCTTCATCCCGGGAAAGCTGGCCTATCCCATTGTGTCTCGGTATCATAATCTGACTCATCTGGGAAAAACAGCCCTCACCCAGCTGCTTGCCCGATACTATTATATAGCCAAACTCCCCTCAGTGGCAATGACAGTTACTGCCCAGTGCCAGACCTGCGCCAGGAACAACGCAGTGGCTAAACCAAGGCCAGCCCCAGTAATTCAGCACACTGGGGTGTCCCCGTTCAGCCAGGGATACAAGTACTTGCTCGTTATGATATATATGTACCTTCTCAGGTTGGGTTGA